From one Triticum aestivum cultivar Chinese Spring chromosome 4B, IWGSC CS RefSeq v2.1, whole genome shotgun sequence genomic stretch:
- the LOC123090378 gene encoding uncharacterized protein, with protein MVESSDPERKPCQVLYQMGEMSVKKHGQKQNTNSSPSLPLAHELLAANTTRAAGFRRAPTPRSTPPRPPRSAPPSPPSRFSVPVLYRPLATKPPWLGFRAGLPRRVSGGPRCRWSTPWEFPIHHGHRRQVLLHGDVKDAKDLQLLKLICVCFMYMLMLLMLLDFGMHPHSNFLGMLAFRLSLVTRWYISVSTLEMNIIRQNTEIIPFKVNDTA; from the exons ATGGTTGAATCATCCGATCCAGAGAGAAAACCTTGCCAGGTCTTGTATCAGATGGGGGAGATGAGCGT AAAAAAACACGGCCAGAAACAGAACACGaactcctctccctctctccctctcgcccACGAACTCCTCGCCGCCAACACCACCCGCGCCGCCGgcttccggcgagctccgacgCCGCGCAGCACGCCCCCAAGGCCCCCACGGtccgcgcctccctcccctccgtcCAGATTCTCCGTTCCCGTCCTCTACCGTCCGCTCGCAACCAAACccccgtggctagggtttcgggctggGCTTCCCCGGCGCGTCTCCGGCGGCCCCAG ATGCAGATGGAGCACGCCATGGGAGTTCCCCATCCACCACGGTCACCGCCGGCAAGTGCTTCTTCACGGAGATGTGAAGGACGCCAAGGACCTGCAGCTACTCAAG CTCATTTGTGTGTGCTTCATGTATATGCTTATGCTTTTGATGCTGCTGGACTTTGGAATGCATCCGCACAGTAACTTTCTGG GTATGCTTGCATTCAGGTTGTCATTAGTTACGAGATGGTACATCAGTGTCTCCACTCTAGAGATGAATATAATACGCCAAAA CACAGAAATTATTCCGTTCAAAGTGAATGACACGGCGTAA